Genomic segment of Staphylococcus muscae:
AACAGCACTTTATCGTCATTACGAAGGATAACTTCCGGTAAAGTGGGCATGATACATGCTAAGTGAGACCTTTGCTATTTATTTAGCATAGGTCTCTTTAATTTTGTAAAAAATGACGTCTATATGTCGATATAAAAAGAGGAGGGATCTTTGATGGATCCAAGTTTAATTTTATCCTATGGTTGGGTTGTCCTCGTGTTAGTCTTCTTAGAAGGTCTACTCGCAGCGGATAACGCCATTGTAATGGCAGTGATGGTAAGACATTTACCGCCGAAGCAACGTAAAAAAGCATTGTTTTATGGCTTATTAGGTGCCTTTGTATTTCGTTTTCTGGCACTGTTCCTCATCAGTATTTTAGCAAATTTCTGGTGGATCCAAGCGCTAGGAGCAGCATACCTATTATTCATGTCAGCCAAGAACCTATATCAATTCTTTAGCAAAAAAGGCGCCGATCATTCGGGTGATGATATAAGTGATGACGCCTTTAATTTTGATAAAGAAGTTAGCCCGAAAGAATTCTGGGGCACAGTAGCAAAAGTTGAATTTGCGGATATTGCCTTTGCAATTGATTCAATGCTTGCTGCACTTGCAATCGCAGTGACATTGCCTAAAATTGGTATCCACTTTGGCGGTATGGATGCAGGTCAATTTGGTGTCATGCTGACAGGTGGCTTAATTGGTGTTATCTTGATGCGTTTTGCTGCGACATTCTTCGTTGAATTCTTGAATAAATATCCAGGATTAGAAGGTGCAGCTTTCGCCATTGTTGGTTGGGTCGGCATCAAATTAGTGATTCTTGTACTCGCACACGAAGATATTGCACTCATTCCACATGACTTCCCACACTCAGCAACATGGC
This window contains:
- a CDS encoding TerC family protein, translated to MDPSLILSYGWVVLVLVFLEGLLAADNAIVMAVMVRHLPPKQRKKALFYGLLGAFVFRFLALFLISILANFWWIQALGAAYLLFMSAKNLYQFFSKKGADHSGDDISDDAFNFDKEVSPKEFWGTVAKVEFADIAFAIDSMLAALAIAVTLPKIGIHFGGMDAGQFGVMLTGGLIGVILMRFAATFFVEFLNKYPGLEGAAFAIVGWVGIKLVILVLAHEDIALIPHDFPHSATWQIIFWVVMIGLVVLGWFTSVVKNKKAN